One stretch of Oncorhynchus clarkii lewisi isolate Uvic-CL-2024 chromosome 1, UVic_Ocla_1.0, whole genome shotgun sequence DNA includes these proteins:
- the LOC139414165 gene encoding claudin-34-like, with amino-acid sequence MVYLAHTVHWQFLGLVIGCVGWILTMATAGHNEWRLWYVEDVSVVTSGVAWVGVWRACFYSHTLPDSEFCQPISIADLFVPVEISVAQVVIMVAVITGLLGNILGAYAVRNIYFGQKTHDFIRLTFSGAGGLYVLTGVSFLVPLVWNVKSVLTNQTVAFPPEFHLPPAPLRQEVGGAIWMGVGASIFLIFGGLLFLCYRYVIRAKPVSGENDKDPLHGPPIRLKSILENGDKETRDNPAFQADEDF; translated from the coding sequence ATGGTGTACCTGGCCCACACGGTTCACTGGCAGTTCCTGGGCCTAGTGATTGGCTGTGTAGGCTGGATCCTGACCATGGCCACCGCGGGCCACAACGAGTGGAGGCTGTGGTACGTAGAGGACGTCTCCGTGGTAACCTCTGGCGTGGCCTGGGTGGGCGTGTGGCGGGCGTGTTTCTATAGCCACACTCTACCCGACTCAGAGTTctgccagccaatcagcattgccGACCTGTTTGTTCCCGTGGAGATCTCCGTGGCACAGGTGGTCATCATGGTAGCAGTGATAACTGGACTCTTGGGAAACATCCTTGGTGCGTACGCAGTGAGGAACATCTATTTTGGTCAGAAGACTCATGACTTTATCAGACTGACGTTCTCAGGGGCCGGGGGGCTGTACGTCCTGACAGGGGTCAGCTTTCTGGTCCCTCTAGTCTGGAACGTGAAATCTGTCCTGACTAATCAGACTGTAGCATTCCCCCCAGAGTTCCACCTCCCTCCTGCCCCCCTCAGACAGGAAGTGGGCGGAGCTATCTGGATGGGGGTCGGTGCTTCGATCTTCCTTATCTTTGGCGGTCTCCTATTCCTCTGCTACAGGTATGTTATCAGGGCTAAGCCAGTCAGTGGAGAGAACGACAAGGACCCTCTACATGGGCCACCGATAAGACTAAAGTCTATATTAGAGAATGGAGACAAGGAGACCAGAGACAACCCTGCCTTCCAGGCTGATGAAGACTTTTAG